From one Acipenser ruthenus chromosome 21, fAciRut3.2 maternal haplotype, whole genome shotgun sequence genomic stretch:
- the LOC117428152 gene encoding ubiquitin-conjugating enzyme E2 Q2 isoform X2, which translates to MSVSGLKAELKFLESIFDPNHERFRIIDWKPDELSCQFNVTGEKLLVIHCNITESYPSTPPIWFVDSDDPSLAAVLERLEDVRKGTTLLLQQLKRLICDLCRLYNLPQHPDVEMLDQPLPAGQNGTTEEVTSEEEEEEEMGEDIEDLDHYEMKEEEPVDGKKSEDDGIEKENLAILEKIRKSQRQDHLNGAVSGSVQASDRLMKELREIYRSQSYKTGIYSVELVNDSLYEWHVKLRTVDPDSPLHSDLQVLKEKEGMDYILLNFSYKDNFPFDPPFVRVVSPVLSGGYVLGGGALCMELLTKQGWSSAYSIESVIMQINATLVKGKARVQFGANKNQYNLARAQQSYKSLVQIHEKNGWYTPPKEDG; encoded by the exons ATGTCGGTGTCGGGGCTGAAGGCCGAGCTCAAGTTTCTCGAGTCCATTTTTGACCCAAATCACGAGCGCTTTCGAATTATCGACTGGAAACCAGATGAGCTGAGTTGCCAGTTCAATGTGACTGGGGAAAAACTGCTGGTCATACACTGCAACATCACG GAATCATACCCCTCTACCCCTCCAATATGGTTTGTGGACTCCGATGACCCAAGCTTAGCGGCTGTGCTGGAGCGCCTGGAGGATGTGAGGAAGGGAACCACCCTG CTCCTGCAACAACTGAAACGCCTGATCTGTGACCTGTGCAGGTTATATAATCTTCCCCAGCACCCTGATGTGGAAATGCTTGATCAGCCATTACCAGCTGGACAG AATGGAACTACAGAAGAAGTTACatcagaagaggaggaggaagaagaaatGGGAGAG GATATTGAAGACCTGGACCACTATGAGATGAAGGAAGAGGAACCAGTCGATGGGAAGAAGTCTGAAGACGATGGAATTGAAAAGGAGAATCTAGCCATCTTAGAGAAGATTCGGAAGAGTCAGAGGCAGGACCACTTGAAC GGTGCTGTATCTGGGTCAGTGCAGGCTTCAGACCGCCTCATGAAAGAACTCCGGGAGATATACAGGTCACAAAGTTACAAGACAG gAATCTATTCAGTGGAGCTTGTTAATGACAGCCTTTATGAATGGCATGTCAAACTGCGGAC GGTGGATCCAGATAGCCCATTGCATAGCGACCTGCAGGTTTTAAAGGAAAAAGAAGGGATGGATTACATCCTTCTGAATTTCTCTTATAAA GATAATTTCCCATTTGATCCTCCTTTTGTACGGGTGGTGTCGCCTGTGCTTTCTGGAGG CTATGTTTTGGGTGGCGGAGCCCTGTGTATGGAACTCCTTACAAAACAG GGCTGGAGCAGTGCCTATTCGATAGAGTCTGTCATCATGCAGATCAACGCCACTTTAGTTAAAGGAAAAGCCAGAGTGCAGTTTGGAGCTAATAAG AATCAGTACAATCTTGCCAGAGCACAACAGTCATACAAATCCCTGGTGCAGATTCATGAGAAGAATG GCTGGTATACTCCCCCAAAAGAGGATGGGTAA
- the LOC117428152 gene encoding ubiquitin-conjugating enzyme E2 Q2 isoform X1 → MSVSGLKAELKFLESIFDPNHERFRIIDWKPDELSCQFNVTGEKLLVIHCNITESYPSTPPIWFVDSDDPSLAAVLERLEDVRKGTTLLLQQLKRLICDLCRLYNLPQHPDVEMLDQPLPAGQNGTTEEVTSEEEEEEEMGEDIEDLDHYEMKEEEPVDGKKSEDDGIEKENLAILEKIRKSQRQDHLNVSAHSGAVSGSVQASDRLMKELREIYRSQSYKTGIYSVELVNDSLYEWHVKLRTVDPDSPLHSDLQVLKEKEGMDYILLNFSYKDNFPFDPPFVRVVSPVLSGGYVLGGGALCMELLTKQGWSSAYSIESVIMQINATLVKGKARVQFGANKNQYNLARAQQSYKSLVQIHEKNGWYTPPKEDG, encoded by the exons ATGTCGGTGTCGGGGCTGAAGGCCGAGCTCAAGTTTCTCGAGTCCATTTTTGACCCAAATCACGAGCGCTTTCGAATTATCGACTGGAAACCAGATGAGCTGAGTTGCCAGTTCAATGTGACTGGGGAAAAACTGCTGGTCATACACTGCAACATCACG GAATCATACCCCTCTACCCCTCCAATATGGTTTGTGGACTCCGATGACCCAAGCTTAGCGGCTGTGCTGGAGCGCCTGGAGGATGTGAGGAAGGGAACCACCCTG CTCCTGCAACAACTGAAACGCCTGATCTGTGACCTGTGCAGGTTATATAATCTTCCCCAGCACCCTGATGTGGAAATGCTTGATCAGCCATTACCAGCTGGACAG AATGGAACTACAGAAGAAGTTACatcagaagaggaggaggaagaagaaatGGGAGAG GATATTGAAGACCTGGACCACTATGAGATGAAGGAAGAGGAACCAGTCGATGGGAAGAAGTCTGAAGACGATGGAATTGAAAAGGAGAATCTAGCCATCTTAGAGAAGATTCGGAAGAGTCAGAGGCAGGACCACTTGAACGTAAGTGCTCATTCG GGTGCTGTATCTGGGTCAGTGCAGGCTTCAGACCGCCTCATGAAAGAACTCCGGGAGATATACAGGTCACAAAGTTACAAGACAG gAATCTATTCAGTGGAGCTTGTTAATGACAGCCTTTATGAATGGCATGTCAAACTGCGGAC GGTGGATCCAGATAGCCCATTGCATAGCGACCTGCAGGTTTTAAAGGAAAAAGAAGGGATGGATTACATCCTTCTGAATTTCTCTTATAAA GATAATTTCCCATTTGATCCTCCTTTTGTACGGGTGGTGTCGCCTGTGCTTTCTGGAGG CTATGTTTTGGGTGGCGGAGCCCTGTGTATGGAACTCCTTACAAAACAG GGCTGGAGCAGTGCCTATTCGATAGAGTCTGTCATCATGCAGATCAACGCCACTTTAGTTAAAGGAAAAGCCAGAGTGCAGTTTGGAGCTAATAAG AATCAGTACAATCTTGCCAGAGCACAACAGTCATACAAATCCCTGGTGCAGATTCATGAGAAGAATG GCTGGTATACTCCCCCAAAAGAGGATGGGTAA